A region of Haloplanus sp. XH21 DNA encodes the following proteins:
- the pglZ gene encoding BREX-5 system phosphatase PglZ produces the protein MPATKTLPECVADAIQNAIDDAADDDPVILWWDDGGYLREIVERVSQARGCAFHAAEGTPLELRADAPRDRTVWYVPQAKRDDVDWFRDIESTGGVVEAHIGKLAARCFENDRLQSASVRTAYEKADAHDREQVARTLFRALNGEGGLPTLQELQTKIVLDGHDDPVQFVLEHGTESLPDGDDLLQLRDLLVEGGVTAVEGVTDERVLVTRTRRWAVAEWLVEDGLDEALLDAEYRPESGSSLAISRPELQSLLSTVGPERAEELAHVYLDPDARFWHDVLRTHDDPWALADCPVDASLEHELWDAWTQAFHAGEYETCASRASTRHQRLDTTYGDVPWTRVWAQAVEVATLAHELETWAERRDTTDVVDLYGDVDDGTWQIDNAVYNLIVSGEPEGDLPAEHPATATLDELRTSLTESRYLDYLSDLADLVVDQIEAGSPFVGENYAHQFFDQEQDHLQSGQSVALFIVDALRFDLAHELAESVRRDLPSLEVDEAAWVGTLPSDTAFGKAALTPGSKFSFNVELDDGELVPERNGHAITNHQRKKLLKDEGWSYITQSEDDASGWSSTRVAYYWNDLDKAGEGELTDFEALFSDRLETISAIICERIDQGEWDRAYILADHGFVSLPQSVDIDDIHPPDAAEKVTRRWVAGEDLDENAPGVLLDENAHLGYLDDETKISVLADPIQRFRNQGLPDARFYHGGVLPQEFVLNFVTITQE, from the coding sequence AACGCCATCGACGACGCGGCCGACGACGACCCAGTGATCCTCTGGTGGGACGACGGCGGCTACCTCCGCGAGATTGTCGAGCGCGTGAGCCAGGCGCGGGGGTGTGCGTTCCACGCCGCCGAGGGGACGCCGCTGGAGCTCCGCGCCGACGCGCCCCGTGACCGAACCGTCTGGTACGTCCCCCAGGCGAAGCGCGACGACGTGGACTGGTTCAGAGACATCGAGAGCACCGGCGGCGTCGTCGAAGCCCACATCGGCAAACTCGCAGCGCGCTGTTTCGAGAACGACCGCCTGCAGTCGGCCTCGGTCCGGACGGCCTACGAGAAAGCGGATGCACACGACCGCGAACAGGTCGCAAGGACGCTCTTCCGGGCACTCAACGGCGAGGGTGGTCTGCCGACGCTCCAGGAGCTCCAGACGAAGATCGTCCTCGACGGGCACGACGACCCGGTGCAGTTCGTCCTCGAACACGGCACCGAGAGCCTCCCCGACGGCGATGACCTGCTGCAGCTCCGCGACCTGCTGGTCGAGGGCGGCGTCACGGCCGTCGAGGGCGTCACCGACGAGCGCGTGCTCGTGACGCGCACGCGCCGCTGGGCGGTCGCCGAATGGCTCGTCGAGGACGGACTGGATGAGGCGCTGCTCGACGCCGAGTATCGGCCCGAATCCGGTTCCAGTCTGGCCATCTCTCGACCCGAACTCCAGTCGCTACTGAGCACGGTCGGCCCCGAACGGGCCGAAGAGCTGGCGCACGTCTATCTCGATCCGGACGCCCGGTTCTGGCACGACGTGTTGCGCACCCACGACGACCCGTGGGCCCTCGCCGACTGTCCCGTCGACGCCTCGCTCGAACACGAACTCTGGGACGCGTGGACGCAGGCGTTCCACGCGGGCGAGTACGAGACGTGCGCGTCGCGGGCGTCCACGCGCCACCAGCGCCTCGACACGACCTACGGCGACGTGCCGTGGACGCGCGTCTGGGCGCAGGCCGTCGAGGTCGCCACCCTCGCGCACGAACTCGAGACGTGGGCGGAGCGCCGCGACACGACCGATGTCGTCGACCTCTACGGCGACGTCGACGACGGCACGTGGCAGATCGATAATGCCGTGTACAACCTCATCGTCTCGGGCGAACCCGAGGGCGACCTGCCCGCGGAGCATCCCGCGACGGCGACGCTCGACGAGCTTCGCACGTCGCTGACGGAGTCGCGGTATCTCGACTATCTCAGCGACCTCGCAGACCTCGTCGTCGACCAGATCGAAGCCGGCTCGCCCTTCGTCGGCGAGAACTACGCCCACCAGTTCTTCGACCAGGAGCAAGACCACCTCCAGAGCGGCCAGAGCGTCGCGCTGTTCATCGTCGACGCCTTGCGCTTCGATCTGGCGCACGAGCTAGCCGAATCCGTCCGTCGTGACCTCCCGAGCCTCGAAGTCGACGAGGCCGCCTGGGTCGGGACGCTCCCCTCGGACACCGCGTTCGGGAAGGCGGCGCTCACGCCCGGTAGCAAGTTCAGTTTCAACGTCGAACTCGACGATGGAGAACTCGTTCCGGAACGCAACGGCCACGCGATCACCAACCACCAGCGCAAGAAGTTGCTGAAGGACGAAGGCTGGAGTTACATCACGCAGAGCGAGGACGACGCGTCGGGCTGGTCGAGCACCCGCGTCGCGTACTACTGGAACGACCTCGACAAGGCCGGAGAGGGGGAACTGACCGACTTCGAGGCGCTGTTCAGCGACCGCCTCGAGACGATTTCGGCCATCATCTGCGAGCGGATCGATCAGGGCGAGTGGGACCGCGCGTACATCCTCGCCGATCACGGCTTCGTCTCCCTGCCACAGAGCGTCGACATCGACGACATCCACCCGCCGGACGCGGCCGAGAAAGTAACCCGCCGGTGGGTCGCCGGCGAGGATCTCGACGAGAACGCACCTGGCGTCCTCCTCGACGAGAACGCCCATCTCGGCTACCTCGACGACGAGACGAAGATCAGTGTCCTTGCGGATCCGATCCAGCGCTTCCGCAACCAGGGGCTCCCGGACGCCCGCTTCTACCACGGTGGGGTCCTCCCACAGGAGTTCGTGTTGAACTTCGTTACGATCACGCAGGAGTAG